In the Malaya genurostris strain Urasoe2022 chromosome 1, Malgen_1.1, whole genome shotgun sequence genome, one interval contains:
- the LOC131440645 gene encoding N-alpha-acetyltransferase 80 isoform X1 — protein sequence MGKPSDLSSSAFSVVTIHQYRVLYEKCVQLINSEWPRSYNARLRSLEASRDTLPTSMVVIKNTDSINETTSVLAHARLSPVPSDSSAVFIESVVVDRRFRGQGLGKLLMTEVEKHCFSALHLKTIFLSTIDQDGFYIKLGYQFCKAINMFGTHCALNNSTKKIWLRKSVM from the coding sequence ggtaAACCATCTGATTTATCGTCTTCAGCATTTTCTGTAGTTACCATTCATCAGTATCGGGTTTTGTATGAAAAATGTGTACAATTAATCAATTCTGAATGGCCTCGTTCGTACAACGCTCGTTTGCGCAGTTTGGAAGCTTCGAGAGACACGCTACCAACTAGCATGGTGGTCATCAAAAATACCGATAGCATTAACGAAACAACATCAGTACTAGCACATGCCAGATTATCTCCTGTACCATCGGACTCATCAGCGGTGTTTATCGAGTCGGTTGTAGTGGACCGAAGATTCCGTGGACAAGGCCTTGGAAAGTTACTGATGACTGAAGTGGAAAAACACTGTTTTAGTGCATTGCAtctcaaaactatttttttgtcGACAATTGATCAAGATGGCTTTTATATTAAGTTAGGCTACCAGTTTTGCAAGGCTATAAATATGTTTGGTACCCACTGTGCCTTAAACAATTCCACGAAAAAGATTTGGTTGAGAAAATCCGTTATGTGA